Proteins encoded within one genomic window of Hahella chejuensis KCTC 2396:
- the tdh gene encoding L-threonine 3-dehydrogenase, whose product MKALVKAQSAPGLWLQEQPVPECGPNDVIIKIKRTAICGTDIHIYNWDDWARNNVPVPLTTGHEYSGEIVEVGSHVDGLHIGQRVSGEGHVVGMLSRNARAGRFHLAPDTKGIGVNLPGAFAEYLCLPAFNVVPLPDAVSLELGAILDPLGNAVHAALAYDLVGEDVLITGAGPIGIMAAAVARFAGAHKVVITDINDYRLELAAKVADVEPVNAQRESLRDVMGRLKMKEGFDVGLEMSGIPSALNDMLDVMMMGGRISLLGLPSKPAELDLSKIVLKALQIKGIYGREMFETWYKMLAMLEAGLDIEPIITHHFEYADYEQGFEAMRSGRSGKVVLRWSD is encoded by the coding sequence ATGAAGGCGTTGGTCAAAGCGCAATCCGCTCCCGGACTCTGGCTGCAGGAGCAGCCGGTTCCCGAATGCGGGCCCAACGATGTGATCATCAAGATCAAGCGCACCGCGATCTGCGGCACCGACATCCACATCTACAACTGGGACGACTGGGCGCGCAACAACGTCCCGGTCCCTTTAACCACCGGTCATGAGTACAGCGGTGAAATAGTGGAAGTCGGCAGTCATGTCGATGGTCTGCATATCGGACAGCGCGTTTCGGGAGAGGGTCACGTAGTGGGCATGCTCAGCCGCAACGCCCGCGCAGGACGCTTCCATCTGGCGCCGGACACCAAAGGCATCGGCGTAAATCTGCCCGGCGCTTTCGCCGAGTACCTCTGCCTGCCGGCGTTCAACGTCGTGCCCTTGCCGGACGCAGTAAGTCTGGAGCTGGGCGCCATCCTCGACCCGCTGGGCAACGCCGTCCATGCGGCCCTCGCTTATGATCTGGTTGGCGAGGACGTTCTGATCACCGGCGCCGGCCCTATCGGCATCATGGCCGCCGCAGTGGCGCGCTTCGCAGGAGCCCATAAAGTGGTGATCACCGACATCAACGACTATCGCCTGGAGCTGGCGGCCAAGGTCGCGGATGTGGAGCCAGTCAACGCGCAACGGGAGTCTCTGCGCGACGTCATGGGACGACTGAAAATGAAGGAAGGGTTCGATGTGGGCCTGGAAATGAGCGGCATTCCCTCCGCTCTCAACGATATGCTGGACGTGATGATGATGGGAGGCCGCATTTCTCTGCTGGGCCTCCCGTCCAAGCCGGCGGAGCTGGATCTCAGCAAAATCGTGCTCAAGGCGCTGCAAATCAAAGGCATCTACGGTCGCGAAATGTTCGAGACCTGGTACAAGATGCTGGCGATGCTGGAAGCGGGACTGGATATCGAGCCCATCATTACCCACCACTTCGAATACGCCGACTACGAACAAGGCTTCGAAGCCATGCGTAGCGGCCGTTCCGGCAAAGTCGTACTGCGCTGGTCGGACTGA
- a CDS encoding glycine C-acetyltransferase: MNQTFQQQLQQTLDEIEKAGLFKKERVIDTPQAAAVKLAGEAGDKQILNLCANNYLGLADNPEVISAAHEALDKYGFGMASVRFICGTQTLHKELEHKIAEFLGMEDSILFAACFDANGGLFEPLLSAEDAIVSDSLNHASIIDGIRLCKAKRYRFGNRDLNDLEAQLKQARADGARNILVATDGVFSMDGYIAPLKDIVAIARKYDALVMVDDCHATGVIGPQGKGSAAYNGVEVDIITGTLGKALGGAAGGFIAASRNIIELLRQRARPYLFSNSLPPPVVAGSLKALEISIAGDHLRDNLREHAAFFRNSLSEAGFKLLPGEHAIIPVMLGDAKLAQDFAKALYEQGVYVTGFFYPVVPQGQARIRTQMNAALTREQLEQAVAAFTRVGQQLGVIGG; this comes from the coding sequence ATGAACCAGACTTTCCAACAACAATTACAGCAAACCCTTGATGAAATTGAAAAAGCCGGCCTGTTTAAAAAGGAACGGGTAATCGACACCCCTCAGGCGGCCGCCGTCAAACTCGCCGGAGAAGCTGGCGATAAACAAATTCTCAATCTCTGCGCGAATAATTATCTGGGCTTGGCGGACAACCCGGAAGTCATCTCAGCGGCCCATGAAGCGCTCGACAAATACGGTTTCGGCATGGCTTCCGTGCGTTTTATCTGCGGCACGCAAACGCTGCACAAAGAACTGGAGCACAAAATCGCCGAGTTCCTGGGCATGGAGGACAGCATTCTGTTCGCCGCCTGCTTCGACGCCAACGGCGGCCTGTTCGAGCCGTTATTAAGCGCCGAAGACGCTATTGTCTCCGACTCCCTGAACCATGCCTCCATCATCGACGGCATCCGTCTGTGCAAGGCCAAGCGCTACCGTTTCGGCAACCGCGACCTGAATGATCTGGAAGCCCAGTTGAAACAGGCGCGCGCCGACGGCGCCCGCAACATTCTGGTGGCCACCGACGGCGTCTTCTCCATGGACGGCTATATCGCGCCGTTGAAAGACATTGTCGCCATTGCGCGCAAATACGACGCCCTGGTGATGGTGGACGACTGTCACGCCACCGGCGTTATCGGTCCGCAGGGCAAAGGCAGCGCCGCCTACAACGGCGTGGAAGTGGACATTATTACCGGCACGCTGGGTAAAGCCCTCGGCGGCGCAGCCGGCGGCTTTATTGCAGCGAGCCGCAATATTATCGAACTGCTCCGTCAACGCGCCCGCCCCTATCTGTTCTCCAACTCCCTTCCCCCGCCTGTCGTCGCAGGCAGCCTGAAAGCCCTGGAAATTTCCATCGCCGGCGACCATCTGCGCGACAACCTGCGCGAGCACGCCGCGTTTTTCCGTAACAGCCTGAGCGAAGCCGGCTTCAAACTGCTGCCCGGCGAACACGCCATCATCCCGGTCATGCTGGGGGACGCCAAGCTGGCGCAGGATTTTGCGAAAGCGCTGTATGAACAGGGAGTATATGTCACCGGCTTCTTCTATCCGGTGGTGCCGCAAGGTCAGGCGCGCATCCGCACCCAAATGAATGCGGCGCTGACCCGCGAACAACTGGAGCAGGCGGTGGCCGCCTTTACCCGCGTCGGTCAACAACTTGGGGTTATTGGAGGCTGA
- a CDS encoding helix-turn-helix domain-containing protein — protein sequence MKDTDLVARLGKRIQQLRKSEKLTLEQLAQQSNVSRSMLSQIERGQANPTFATLWNLTRAMGIEWSELVDESEGVSHSPIEHIIAAQTPKIDNPQGGYHLSILSPPHLVGSIEWYELRMRPQGKLESQAHTQGCMEHLTVLSGQLEVVSGTQSQRLAQGDTARYHADVAHTIQNPGDSDTIALLVVMNHSHR from the coding sequence ATGAAAGACACTGATTTAGTCGCCAGACTGGGCAAACGCATTCAACAGCTCAGGAAGTCAGAAAAACTGACCCTGGAGCAACTGGCGCAGCAATCCAACGTCTCCCGCTCCATGCTGTCGCAGATCGAGCGCGGCCAGGCCAACCCGACCTTCGCCACCCTGTGGAACCTTACCCGCGCCATGGGCATCGAGTGGTCGGAACTGGTGGATGAAAGCGAGGGCGTCTCGCACTCTCCTATCGAACATATCATCGCCGCGCAGACGCCAAAGATAGACAATCCCCAGGGCGGCTATCACCTGAGTATTCTCAGCCCGCCCCATCTGGTGGGCTCCATAGAGTGGTACGAGCTGCGCATGCGGCCACAGGGGAAGCTGGAAAGTCAGGCGCACACGCAGGGCTGCATGGAGCACCTCACCGTACTGAGCGGTCAGCTTGAAGTCGTCAGCGGCACACAGTCGCAACGGCTGGCGCAGGGCGACACCGCCCGCTATCACGCCGACGTCGCCCACACCATTCAGAACCCCGGCGACAGCGACACCATTGCTCTTTTAGTAGTGATGAATCATAGCCATCGCTAG
- a CDS encoding ABC transporter substrate-binding protein → MVSDMMKLFGFLLLGCALAFAVNVTPASAASGPLPVVLYPAQQKPVSALNIHAVLDYVVMNPIIKAFQQRYPNVEIRLIEFETADLFQHTVEGSSHTTEPMDAIVGDLLISSAMDLQVKLVNDGYAQRYESPYTRRIPDWAKWRNEAFGFTFEPVVTVVNTRLLPEPPPQDRQQLLELIRSQGESLTGKIATYDIARSGVGYLFAAQDSQQATTYGRLLEAFGTHSVQLACCTGDILDGLASGQYAIGYNLLGSYTKARLASAPHLQMILPADYTLIMTRIALIHKHALNTQNARDFLDFLLSPAGQQTLASESKLYPIDPGVHGEVTADWLNKHAPGPLKPITVGPQLLVPLDKLKRQRFLSEWRRSLERETKQ, encoded by the coding sequence GTGGTTAGCGACATGATGAAACTCTTCGGCTTCCTCCTGCTAGGCTGCGCGCTGGCGTTCGCCGTTAACGTAACGCCCGCCAGCGCGGCGTCCGGCCCGTTGCCGGTCGTGCTTTATCCGGCGCAACAGAAGCCGGTCAGCGCACTCAATATCCACGCTGTGCTGGATTACGTGGTGATGAACCCTATCATCAAGGCGTTTCAGCAGCGTTATCCCAATGTAGAGATCCGTCTTATCGAGTTTGAAACCGCCGACCTGTTCCAGCATACCGTGGAAGGCTCCTCCCATACGACGGAGCCGATGGACGCCATCGTCGGCGATCTGCTGATCAGCTCGGCGATGGATTTGCAGGTAAAGCTGGTCAACGACGGCTATGCGCAACGCTACGAATCACCTTACACCCGCCGCATTCCGGACTGGGCGAAGTGGCGCAACGAAGCGTTCGGCTTTACCTTCGAACCGGTGGTGACCGTGGTGAACACCAGACTGTTACCGGAACCGCCGCCGCAGGATCGCCAGCAATTGCTGGAGCTGATCCGCAGTCAGGGCGAGAGTCTGACGGGAAAAATCGCCACCTATGACATCGCCCGCAGCGGCGTCGGTTATCTGTTCGCCGCCCAGGACAGCCAGCAGGCGACCACCTATGGCCGTTTGCTGGAAGCCTTCGGCACCCACTCGGTGCAACTGGCCTGCTGCACCGGCGACATTCTCGACGGACTGGCTTCCGGCCAGTATGCGATCGGCTATAATCTGCTGGGATCGTACACCAAGGCCCGTCTGGCCTCCGCCCCGCACCTGCAGATGATTCTGCCGGCGGACTACACGTTGATCATGACGCGCATCGCCCTGATTCATAAGCATGCGCTCAACACGCAGAACGCCCGGGATTTCCTGGATTTTCTGTTATCGCCTGCCGGCCAGCAGACTCTGGCCAGCGAGTCGAAACTGTATCCCATCGACCCTGGCGTGCATGGCGAAGTCACTGCGGACTGGCTGAACAAACATGCGCCGGGACCGCTGAAACCCATTACTGTGGGGCCACAACTGCTGGTTCCGCTGGATAAACTGAAACGGCAACGCTTTCTAAGCGAGTGGCGCCGATCTCTGGAACGCGAAACGAAACAATGA
- a CDS encoding sensor histidine kinase, with protein sequence MMTDSPLRPDQPVSLRNRLILGAVALILVLGTLAIIAIDGYGKRAAELSYDRLLASAAFQIADAIHVRDGVVDVDLPVAAFETLALARDDRVFYRISGPRDAYLTGYADLPRPEADQGFSKGGARLIQQRFFTSRYLDEPVRFIVLRRLLTEADITGYITVQLGQTINARADLAEDITGKGLQLIAIASVIALGLLGYGIKRAFSPLDQIERELAARNPTDLTPLHVTPIKETWRLQQTINHFMRRLQDTLDRMQRYTGEAAHQIRTPLAGLRAALQNLRDHPDIDDPKLVYNRIMQSVDQLNTTVSQLLNQATITHRLQSEALRRIELNKVVKEACLELASHAINEKVELAFEADAEDTTLPGDAFALKQLFRNLIENAVRYSPVNGVVEVRVYQNANRFFVEVKDNGPGIPVEFRDKVFARFYRTPAAAGVGSGLGLAIVREIAERHNAEVGLMDNHPQGLTVRVGFRKENARG encoded by the coding sequence ATGATGACTGATTCGCCGTTGCGTCCGGATCAGCCGGTATCATTGCGCAACAGGTTGATCCTGGGCGCCGTGGCGCTGATTCTGGTGCTCGGAACTCTGGCCATCATCGCTATCGACGGATACGGCAAACGCGCGGCGGAGCTATCCTATGACCGCCTGCTGGCCAGCGCCGCTTTTCAGATAGCGGACGCCATTCATGTTCGCGACGGCGTGGTGGACGTGGATCTGCCGGTGGCCGCTTTCGAAACCCTCGCCCTGGCGCGGGACGACCGTGTGTTCTATCGCATCAGCGGCCCCCGCGACGCCTATCTCACTGGCTACGCCGACCTGCCGCGCCCCGAGGCGGACCAGGGTTTCAGCAAAGGCGGCGCGCGTCTGATCCAGCAGCGATTTTTCACCAGCCGCTATCTGGACGAACCTGTGCGCTTCATCGTGTTGCGCCGTTTGCTGACGGAGGCGGACATCACCGGCTACATCACCGTGCAACTGGGACAGACCATCAACGCCCGCGCCGATCTGGCCGAGGACATCACCGGCAAAGGCCTGCAGTTGATCGCCATCGCTTCCGTCATCGCCCTGGGACTATTGGGCTACGGCATCAAGCGCGCCTTCTCGCCCCTGGATCAGATTGAGCGGGAGCTGGCCGCCCGCAACCCGACCGATCTGACGCCGCTGCATGTCACGCCTATCAAGGAAACCTGGCGTCTGCAGCAGACCATCAATCATTTCATGCGGCGTCTGCAGGACACGCTGGACCGCATGCAGCGCTACACTGGGGAGGCCGCCCACCAGATCCGCACGCCTCTGGCGGGGTTGCGCGCAGCGCTGCAGAATCTGCGCGACCACCCCGATATCGACGACCCCAAACTGGTGTATAACCGCATCATGCAATCGGTGGATCAACTGAACACCACGGTATCGCAGCTGCTTAATCAGGCCACCATCACTCATCGCCTGCAAAGCGAGGCGCTGCGGCGCATCGAGCTGAACAAAGTGGTGAAAGAGGCCTGCCTGGAACTGGCGTCCCACGCCATTAACGAAAAAGTGGAACTGGCTTTTGAGGCGGACGCCGAGGACACGACTTTGCCTGGCGACGCTTTTGCATTAAAGCAACTGTTCCGAAATCTGATCGAAAATGCGGTCAGATACAGCCCTGTCAACGGTGTGGTGGAAGTGCGCGTATATCAAAACGCAAACCGTTTTTTTGTGGAAGTGAAGGACAACGGGCCCGGCATTCCCGTTGAATTCCGCGATAAAGTGTTCGCCCGCTTTTACCGCACACCAGCCGCCGCCGGCGTCGGCAGCGGACTGGGCCTGGCCATCGTGCGGGAAATTGCGGAGCGCCATAACGCAGAAGTGGGACTGATGGATAATCACCCCCAGGGCCTGACGGTGCGAGTCGGTTTCCGCAAGGAGAACGCCCGTGGTTAG
- a CDS encoding response regulator transcription factor, whose translation MHILVVEDSELLGESIQARLQKMGHGVDWVNNGRQANGLLQHQQFDLIILDLNLPELGGEQILSELRKRKDTTPVLILTAREQVDDRIKLLDAGADDYLTKPFDFGELEARCRVLMRRNQGFSSNLSRHGNLSFDRSAKAVYVNDEKLDLKNREFRLLEVFLGNLGRVMSKEELADRLFAFDESPGPNAIELYIARLRKKLADSSVQIRTLRGLGYLAECDDD comes from the coding sequence ATGCATATCCTTGTTGTAGAAGATTCTGAATTGCTGGGTGAATCCATCCAGGCGCGGCTGCAGAAAATGGGCCACGGCGTAGACTGGGTGAATAACGGACGCCAGGCCAACGGTTTGTTGCAGCACCAACAATTCGATCTGATCATATTGGACCTCAACCTGCCGGAACTGGGCGGCGAGCAGATTCTGTCGGAGCTGCGTAAACGCAAAGACACCACGCCAGTGTTGATTCTGACCGCCCGCGAACAGGTGGACGACCGCATCAAGCTGCTTGACGCCGGCGCCGACGACTACCTCACCAAACCCTTCGATTTCGGCGAACTGGAAGCGCGCTGCCGAGTGCTCATGCGACGCAACCAGGGCTTTTCCAGCAACCTCAGCCGACATGGCAACCTGTCTTTCGACCGCTCCGCCAAGGCGGTATACGTCAATGATGAAAAGCTTGACCTGAAGAACCGGGAGTTCCGTCTGCTGGAGGTGTTTCTCGGGAATCTGGGCCGGGTCATGAGCAAGGAGGAACTGGCCGACCGCCTGTTCGCTTTCGATGAATCGCCCGGCCCCAACGCCATTGAGCTGTACATCGCGCGGTTGCGCAAAAAGCTCGCGGACTCCTCCGTTCAGATACGCACTTTGCGAGGTCTGGGGTATCTGGCGGAATGCGATGATGACTGA
- a CDS encoding Bug family tripartite tricarboxylate transporter substrate binding protein, which produces MTIRTPIKMLVAAALTVSATLTMAYEPKGKVECIAPADPGGGWDFTCRSVGNVMEELKLVPGSVQTINMAGAGGGVAFAHTVSKRKNDQNLVVAASTATTTRLAQGQYPGMNAEMVNWIGAIGADYGVIAVSKNSPHKSLSDLMAALKQDPRSVKFAGGSANGGWDHLKVLISAKAAGVTNLPKISYLSYNNGGEAMTQVVGGHVDAFTGDITEVQGFFESGDLRVLAVLSEDRLPGKFANIPTAREQGIESIAPNWRGFYIPGGAPADVKEYWTTAIDKIYSSEQWKSLMEKNGLMPFHKSGAEFNNFVKAQISDIQALSKEIGLIR; this is translated from the coding sequence ATGACAATCAGAACTCCGATTAAAATGCTTGTGGCCGCCGCGCTGACCGTCAGCGCCACCTTGACCATGGCCTACGAACCGAAAGGCAAAGTTGAATGTATCGCTCCTGCCGATCCTGGCGGCGGCTGGGACTTCACCTGCCGTAGCGTCGGCAACGTGATGGAGGAGCTGAAGCTGGTTCCCGGCAGCGTGCAGACCATCAACATGGCGGGAGCAGGCGGCGGCGTCGCCTTCGCGCATACCGTCAGCAAGCGCAAGAACGACCAGAATCTGGTCGTCGCCGCCTCCACCGCCACTACAACCCGTCTGGCCCAGGGGCAGTATCCCGGCATGAACGCGGAAATGGTTAACTGGATTGGCGCGATCGGCGCGGATTATGGCGTCATCGCCGTATCCAAGAACTCTCCCCATAAAAGCCTGAGCGATCTGATGGCGGCGCTGAAACAAGATCCGCGCTCCGTTAAATTCGCAGGCGGCAGCGCCAATGGCGGCTGGGACCACCTGAAGGTGCTGATCAGCGCGAAGGCCGCTGGCGTAACCAATCTGCCGAAAATCTCCTACCTGTCCTACAACAACGGCGGCGAAGCCATGACTCAGGTCGTAGGCGGTCACGTTGACGCGTTCACTGGCGACATCACCGAGGTGCAGGGCTTCTTCGAATCCGGCGACCTGCGCGTATTGGCGGTGCTGTCTGAAGACCGTCTGCCCGGCAAATTCGCCAATATTCCCACCGCTCGTGAGCAGGGCATCGAATCCATCGCTCCCAACTGGCGTGGTTTCTACATTCCTGGCGGCGCGCCGGCGGATGTAAAAGAGTACTGGACCACCGCCATCGACAAGATTTACTCCAGCGAGCAGTGGAAATCATTGATGGAAAAAAATGGTCTGATGCCGTTCCACAAAAGCGGCGCTGAATTCAACAATTTCGTGAAAGCGCAAATCTCGGACATCCAAGCGCTTTCTAAAGAAATTGGCCTGATCCGTTAA
- a CDS encoding tripartite tricarboxylate transporter TctB family protein, giving the protein MNDRIFGLVMLVLAVAYGWGAYQLPEPFGGNESVGPETFPILLSVVLGLSSLYLMLRPDPDNHWPWNRTGVEMVVAVVVLTLYGVLLEPLGFIITTTLAVGTLSWRMGARKFPAYMSGLIGGVVVFVLFNYVLELPLPLGVLEVS; this is encoded by the coding sequence ATGAATGACCGTATTTTCGGTTTAGTGATGCTCGTCCTGGCCGTCGCCTACGGCTGGGGCGCGTATCAACTGCCCGAGCCCTTCGGCGGCAATGAATCGGTCGGGCCCGAGACCTTTCCGATTCTGCTTTCGGTGGTGCTTGGTCTGAGCAGTCTTTATCTGATGCTGCGTCCCGACCCGGACAATCACTGGCCCTGGAACCGCACTGGCGTGGAAATGGTGGTGGCGGTTGTCGTGCTGACGCTGTATGGCGTGTTGCTGGAGCCGCTGGGCTTCATTATTACCACGACATTGGCGGTCGGCACACTGAGCTGGCGCATGGGCGCCCGCAAGTTCCCGGCCTATATGTCCGGCCTGATTGGCGGCGTCGTAGTGTTCGTGTTGTTCAACTACGTGCTTGAATTGCCGTTGCCCCTGGGCGTACTGGAGGTAAGCTGA
- a CDS encoding tripartite tricarboxylate transporter permease codes for METLNFLMQGFAVALTPENLMFALLGCFLGTLIGALPGLGPANGVAILIPLAFTLGLKPETALIMLTSVYAGAMYGGRISSILLNIPGDEPAMMTCLDGYPMAQGGRAAEALAISAVASFIGSVIATIGLILLAPWLANFALTFGPAEYFALFVLAFATLGGITGKNPVKTILAAALGLMMATVGIDMNTGVQRFTFNTLELYEGVDFIILIVGLFAISELLFFIEAHAGEGRKMIAMNKLKMKLKDFTSILPTSLRGSAIGFLAGVLPGAGASLGSFVSYTLEKRILGKKAQFGEGDPRGVAAPEAGNNAAANGALVPMLTLGVPGSGTTAVLLAMLISMNITPGPLMFQQHGDIVWGVIAALLIGNLMLLLLNIPLVGVFVKLLSVPPKYLLPIVTMVAFVGVYSISHSVFDLYFMIFFGVLGYVLRKVEIPLVPVILGTLLGPEMEKNLRHAMTLSDGDWSILWGSGLSITLWIVAGVGLIAPYIIGPILRKRMKGVDHEVDEAVTTD; via the coding sequence ATGGAAACCTTGAACTTTCTGATGCAGGGCTTTGCTGTCGCCCTGACGCCGGAAAACCTGATGTTCGCGCTCCTCGGCTGCTTCCTGGGCACCCTGATCGGCGCACTGCCGGGATTGGGGCCCGCCAATGGCGTGGCGATCCTGATTCCGTTGGCGTTCACCCTCGGGCTGAAACCGGAAACGGCCTTGATCATGCTGACCTCGGTTTACGCCGGGGCCATGTACGGCGGACGCATTTCGTCGATTCTGCTGAATATTCCCGGCGACGAGCCGGCGATGATGACCTGTCTGGACGGCTATCCCATGGCGCAAGGCGGCAGAGCCGCGGAAGCGCTGGCGATTTCGGCGGTGGCCTCCTTTATCGGCAGCGTTATCGCTACGATCGGTCTGATTCTGCTAGCGCCCTGGCTGGCGAATTTCGCGCTGACCTTTGGTCCGGCGGAATACTTCGCGCTGTTCGTGCTGGCGTTCGCCACGTTGGGCGGCATCACCGGCAAGAATCCGGTGAAGACGATTCTGGCGGCGGCGCTGGGCTTGATGATGGCGACAGTGGGCATCGACATGAATACCGGCGTACAGCGTTTCACCTTCAACACGCTGGAGCTGTATGAAGGCGTCGACTTCATCATTCTGATCGTGGGGCTGTTCGCTATCTCGGAACTGCTGTTTTTCATCGAGGCGCATGCGGGGGAAGGCCGCAAGATGATTGCGATGAACAAGCTGAAAATGAAGTTGAAAGACTTCACCAGCATCCTCCCTACATCGCTTCGCGGCAGCGCTATCGGCTTTTTGGCGGGCGTATTGCCTGGCGCCGGCGCCTCACTGGGCAGCTTTGTCAGCTATACCCTGGAGAAGCGCATTCTGGGCAAGAAAGCCCAGTTCGGCGAGGGCGACCCGCGCGGCGTGGCTGCGCCGGAAGCGGGCAACAACGCCGCCGCCAATGGCGCGCTGGTGCCCATGCTGACCCTGGGCGTGCCCGGCAGCGGCACCACTGCTGTTCTGTTGGCGATGCTGATTTCCATGAACATCACCCCAGGCCCGCTGATGTTCCAACAGCATGGAGACATTGTCTGGGGCGTTATCGCTGCGCTGTTGATCGGCAACCTGATGCTGCTGTTGCTCAACATTCCGCTGGTCGGCGTGTTTGTGAAACTGCTGTCGGTGCCGCCCAAATACCTGTTGCCGATTGTCACCATGGTCGCTTTTGTGGGCGTCTATTCAATCAGCCACAGTGTGTTTGATCTGTACTTCATGATTTTCTTCGGCGTGCTCGGCTATGTCCTGCGCAAAGTCGAAATCCCGCTGGTGCCTGTCATTCTGGGCACCCTGCTGGGGCCGGAGATGGAGAAAAACCTGCGGCACGCCATGACGTTGTCGGACGGCGACTGGAGCATCCTCTGGGGCAGCGGTCTGTCCATCACGCTCTGGATTGTCGCGGGAGTGGGTCTCATCGCTCCCTACATTATCGGTCCTATCCTGCGCAAGCGCATGAAAGGCGTCGATCATGAAGTGGACGAGGCGGTGACCACCGACTGA